A single window of Ischnura elegans chromosome 8, ioIscEleg1.1, whole genome shotgun sequence DNA harbors:
- the LOC124164421 gene encoding transient receptor potential channel pyrexia-like, translating to MYQIRSSEGGSSLLHEAVREVRNDADIESYSSRSLDIVVELLRAGAQVNAKNSSAETPLLIAFDGLLLSDDPNMFRIHEKLISTLRDYGAVVDVDAAAVENTPRVRVVPARRRRTDSEHIRDANLILGATAYFGESKTPRLVEAVVAGDPDAVLAALESGEDPSAKIIPSKTTVLHFATWLGHSEVVELLLGMGRVKPNSADHFGLTPLLIAAAMGNESCLEALLKAGARHSQRVVGPALFRVQSPSTRVDFLINMPRPICQGTSPLHEAVKSNNPRCVELLIQHGANVEAKDSLGNTPLLVAGAALKRDLRLNVVTQQASPSYSSSYARKPSVVSYTSITSTENIQYGFSEANGPSTSQEQVRCATDVVAKYERITSILIKLTKDVNILSDVSVSALMNAVSLGSVMVSQMLLDKDADPSLKNKYGDTPVHEAASKGCVELLKRFVDHVATKHGNRERTLAVINSKDGNGSTPVHRAAYCGNRACVSYLIGAGADLSLQNIHGLSALEAILLHVYRSRSYLSSLLDSRLTCKRAHKWEGDFVLELDFSFLLPEGGARQTVVMNTLLASTVLPKNTQRDILEHPLVEAFYRLKWQKAKRSFYAVITVHLIFVISLSAFVSLEYIDVSNEGTLRSSAGILRYVHLFFAVLVLANAVGPCFLHFHYYIRKFETWILVTSALLSIFWALARLDVAPSFLVVVSSSDLGKFLLSFILPLAWAALMLMVGRFRDWGARALLFGVVLRNVLVTSVVLGLLVLGLSLSFFVLFHDTRPNEFGDPWKSFVNTIVMMTGEYNYSETFEGSNFYDRLLFLIFVVVATLVIMNLVIGLAVTDAQSLSTVGEWLCLKKKMEFANVLESIVPRMVARCCLPRRMKFMVDGSEDSGYIIKNRALPSRLVDALMDSALRYQAEKPSLNKAAGDVVITFPETEDCSIELHIIDAEEGRVNDILRALYRRVGGSIKEFVESSKSLPNLGSKVFWVKRVIRKFRDK from the exons ATTCGGTCATCGGAGGGCGGCAGCAGCCTCCTACACGAAGCGGTCAGGGAAGTCAGAAATGACGCCGATATAGAATCATACTCTTCCAGGAGCCTGGACATAGTCGTCGAACTCCTCCGCGCCGGGGCTCAGGTGAACGCAAAAAACAGTTCCGCCGAGACTCCCTTGCTGATCGCCTTCGATGGCCTCCTGCTTTCCGACGACCCGAATATGTTCCGAATCCACGAGAAGTTGATCTCAACCCTCAGGGACTATGGTGCCGTTGTCGATGTGGATGCAGCGGCAGTGGAAAATACCCCCAGAGTTCGCGTCGTTCCGGCACGTCGGAGACGAACAGATTCCGAACATATCAGAGACGCGAATCTAATTTTGGGTGCGACCGCGTATTTTGGCGAAAGCAAGACCCCTAGGCTTGTGGAAGCAGTTGTTGCCGGTGACCCGGATGCCGTTTTGGCCGCCTTGGAATCGGGCGAAGATCCATCGGCCAAAATCATACCGTCCAAGACGACCGTGTTGCATTTCGCCACGTGGCTCGGGCACAGCGAGGTCGTCGAACTCCTTCTCGGTATGGGAAGGGTCAAGCCGAACTCCGCGGACCACTTCGGACTCACTCCACTGTTGATTGCAGCTGCCATGGGCAACGAGTCTTGCCTAGAAGCGTTGCTGAAGGCGGGCGCTCGACATAGTCAAAGAGTTGTCGGTCCTGCCTTATTCAGAGTCCAGAGTCCTTCTACGCGGGTGGATTTCTTGATAAAT ATGCCTCGCCCGATATGCCAAGGAACGTCGCCACTTCATGAAGCAGTCAAATCCAACAATCCGAGATGCGTTGAGCTTTTAATACAGCACGGTGCTAACGTTGAAGCCAAAGATTCGCTAGGAAACACCCCGTTGCTAGTTGCTGGTGCTGCCCTGAAAAGGGATTTAAGATTGAATGTGGTCACCCAGCAAGCATCACCTTCGTATTCATCCTCGTACGCCCGGAAACCATCGGTAGTGAGCTACACCTCGATCACATCCACTGAAAACATACAGTACGGATTCTCCGAGGCAAACGGGCCCAGCACTTCCCAAGAACAAGTGAGATGTGCAACAGACGTGGTGGCCAAGTACGAACGAATAACATCCATCCTAATCAAGCTCACGAAAGACGTCAACATACTCAGCGACGTGTCCGTATCAGCGCTCATGAACGCTGTATCCCTTGGATCGGTGATGGTATCGCAGATGTTGTTGGACAAAGATGCCGACCCGAGCTTGAAGAACAAATATGGGGACACTCCCGTCCACGAGGCGGCTTCCAAGGGCTGCGTGGAGCTTTTGAAGCGCTTCGTCGACCATGTGGCGACCAAGCACGGAAACAGGGAGCGGACTCTGGCAGTGATTAACTCGAAAGATGGGAACGGTTCGACGCCCGTTCATAGGGCGGCTTACTGTGGTAATCGAGCCTGCGTTTCCTACTTGATCGGTGCGGGGGCAGATCTGAGTTTGCAGAATATCCACGGGTTGAGTGCCCTGGAGGCCATATTGCTCCACGTGTACCGTTCTAGGTCCTACCTGTCGTCTCTGTTGGACTCTCGATTGACGTGCAAGAGGGCGCACAAGTGGGAGGGAGACTTCGTCCTCGAACTTGACTTCTCATTCCTCTTGCCCGAGGGAGGTGCCAGACAAACTGTCGTTATGAACACTCTCCTGGCCTCTACAGTTTTGCCCAAAAACACGCAAAG GGACATTCTGGAGCATCCTCTGGTCGAAGCATTCTATAGGCTCAAGTGGCAAAAGGCGAAAAGGTCTTTCTACGCCGTCATCACTGTTCATTTAATCTTCGTCATCAGCCTTTCTGCTTTCGTATCCTTGGAATACATTGATGTGTCCAACGAGGGTACTTTGAGAAGTTCAGCTGGCATCTTAAGATACGTTCACTTATTCTTTGCCGTTCTAGTCCTTGCCAATGCCGTGGGACCTTGCTTCCTGCACTTTCATTATTACATCAGGAAGTTTGAAACTTGGATCTTGGTAACGAGCGCCCTTCTGTCCATCTTTTGGGCTCTTGCACGGTTGGACGTCGCTCCCTCCTTCTTGGTGGTCGTATCTTCGTCCGATCTGGGCAAGTTCCTGCTCAGCTTCATCCTGCCGCTGGCATGGGCGGCGCTGATGCTGATGGTCGGGAGATTCCGGGACTGGGGAGCCCGCGCGCTACTCTTCGGCGTGGTCTTGAGGAACGTCCTAGTCACATCAGTGGTTCTCGGCCTACTGGTTTTGGGCCTTTCCCTCAGCTTCTTCGTCCTCTTCCACGACACCAGACCCAACGAGTTCGGCGACCCTTGGAAGTCTTTCGTCAACACGATCGTGATGATGACGGGGGAGTACAACTACAGCGAAACTTTCGAGGGGTCGAACTTTTACGACCGCTTGTTGTTCCTCATCTTCGTGGTCGTTGCCACCTTGGTCATCATGAACCTTGTCATAGGCCTTGCGGTGACCGACGCACAGTCCTTGAGTACTGTGGGGGAGTGGCTCTGTCTCAAGAAGAAGATGGAATTCGCCAATGTCCTGGAGTCCATAGTGCCAAGGATGGTGGCCAGGTGCTGTCTCCCGAGGAGGATGAAGTTTATGGTCGATGGTTCGGAAGACAGCGGGTACATCATTAAGAACAGAGCGCTTCCCTCCAGGCTCGTCGACGCTCTGATGGATTCTGCCTTGCGATACCAAGCGGAGAAACCTTCGCTGAATAAGGCGGCTGGTGACGTGGTCATAACTTTTCCAGAGACGGAGGATTGTTCGATTGAGCTACACATCATCGACGCAGAGGAGGGCCGTGTGAACGATATCTTGCGGGCGCTGTACAGGCGTGTTGGAGGTTCGATAAAAGAGTTCGTGGAGTCCTCGAAATCACTGCCTAACCTAGGAAGCAAAGTGTTTTGGGTTAAAAGGGTGATACGGAAGTTCAGAGACAAGTGA